A stretch of Methanobrevibacter sp. YE315 DNA encodes these proteins:
- a CDS encoding iron-sulfur cluster assembly scaffold protein codes for MIYSTEIENMCLVRKGANHDPAPIPEEGKWVKAKQIGDISGFTHGIGWCAPQQGCCKLTLNVKEGIIEEALVETLGCSGMTHSAAMAGEILVGKTILEALNTDLVCDAINTAMRELFLQIVYGRTQSAFSEGGLQIGAGLEDLGKGHRSQIGTIYSTKEKGPRYLELTEGYITEIGLDSDNEIIGYKYINLGVMLDAIKDGVDPLEAIEKARGQYGRFDDAVKKIDPRSE; via the coding sequence ATGATATATTCAACAGAAATTGAAAATATGTGTCTTGTTCGCAAAGGTGCAAATCACGATCCTGCACCAATTCCTGAAGAGGGAAAGTGGGTTAAAGCAAAACAGATTGGAGACATTTCCGGCTTTACTCATGGTATTGGCTGGTGTGCACCGCAACAAGGATGCTGCAAATTAACATTGAATGTTAAGGAAGGTATTATTGAAGAGGCATTGGTTGAAACATTAGGATGTTCCGGTATGACCCACTCAGCTGCAATGGCAGGTGAGATATTGGTTGGAAAGACAATCCTCGAAGCGTTGAACACAGATCTGGTCTGTGATGCCATCAACACAGCAATGCGCGAATTATTCTTACAAATCGTTTATGGAAGAACCCAATCTGCATTTTCAGAAGGGGGCCTTCAAATCGGTGCTGGGCTTGAAGATTTGGGAAAAGGTCACAGAAGCCAAATTGGAACAATTTATTCAACAAAAGAAAAAGGTCCAAGGTATCTCGAGTTAACTGAAGGCTACATTACCGAAATCGGGCTTGACAGCGATAATGAGATTATAGGTTACAAATACATTAACCTCGGTGTCATGCTGGATGCAATAAAAGATGGTGTTGACCCGTTGGAAGCCATTGAAAAGGCAAGAGGTCAATATGGAAGATTCGACGATGCAGTCAAAAAAATAGATCCAAGGAGTGAATAA
- a CDS encoding putative quinol monooxygenase, whose product MDFILVLAKIQPKEGCQDSIIELADELVYETLQEEGNIEYQLLQSCENDTLTFVEKWESPEALKRHMGSPHFLNFGEESGEFVENMDIQVIGAKEIKF is encoded by the coding sequence ATGGATTTCATTTTAGTATTAGCGAAAATTCAACCTAAAGAAGGATGTCAAGACAGTATCATAGAACTTGCCGATGAGTTAGTATATGAAACTTTACAAGAAGAAGGCAACATTGAATATCAATTGCTACAGTCTTGTGAAAATGACACATTAACTTTTGTTGAAAAATGGGAAAGTCCTGAAGCACTCAAAAGACATATGGGTTCACCACACTTCCTGAACTTTGGAGAAGAAAGTGGAGAATTTGTTGAAAATATGGATATCCAAGTTATTGGTGCTAAAGAAATCAAATTTTAA
- a CDS encoding NAD(+)/NADH kinase translates to MSFITIIMKIFINTDNNNPDSLKTKEKLIKISEELKIEITDDIYECNLIISIGGDGTFLKSARLSCEKPIIGIHTGTLGYLTEINPENIKKALTEILNDDYHIEERMMLEGEIIRKNGEIEKIPQALNEVGISKNTFGVVRFDAIVDGKLINSYTADGILVCTPTGSTAYNLSCGGPIVDPTAKILTLTPIAPHTVINRSIILSDDSTVEIEITELRENTASFVLYDGHPIEVFNGDVIKIRKSDKLTKIIKLEDRSFIDTIREKIN, encoded by the coding sequence ATGAGCTTTATAACTATAATCATGAAGATATTCATCAATACTGACAACAACAATCCTGATTCCCTAAAAACAAAGGAAAAACTAATTAAGATTTCAGAGGAACTCAAAATAGAAATTACAGATGATATTTATGAATGCAACCTGATAATTTCCATTGGAGGAGACGGAACATTTCTCAAATCCGCCAGACTATCCTGCGAAAAACCTATAATCGGAATACATACCGGAACTTTAGGCTATTTGACTGAAATCAATCCTGAAAATATTAAAAAAGCATTGACTGAAATTTTAAACGATGATTACCATATAGAAGAAAGGATGATGCTTGAGGGTGAAATAATCAGGAAAAACGGTGAAATCGAAAAGATTCCTCAAGCCCTAAACGAAGTTGGAATATCAAAAAATACATTTGGAGTCGTGAGATTTGATGCAATTGTTGACGGAAAGCTCATCAATTCCTATACTGCCGATGGGATTTTGGTCTGCACACCAACCGGCTCAACAGCATACAACCTATCATGCGGAGGCCCAATCGTAGATCCGACAGCAAAAATCCTAACATTAACACCAATAGCCCCGCATACCGTAATCAACAGAAGCATCATATTGTCAGATGACTCAACAGTTGAGATTGAAATAACTGAACTTAGGGAAAACACCGCAAGCTTTGTTTTATATGATGGACACCCAATTGAGGTGTTCAATGGGGATGTAATCAAAATCAGAAAGTCAGATAAGCTTACAAAAATAATCAAACTTGAAGACAGAAGCTTCATCGATACAATACGCGAGAAAATCAATTGA
- a CDS encoding 4Fe-4S binding protein: MGLGSLFKRNKNKNKKEEEIADSHIDINTEECGGCEKCSIACPNNVLIIVDDVSMVRDPQVCKSCKVCMAICPNDCITVN, translated from the coding sequence ATGGGTCTTGGTTCATTGTTCAAAAGAAATAAGAATAAAAATAAAAAAGAGGAGGAAATCGCTGATAGCCACATCGACATTAACACTGAAGAGTGTGGCGGATGTGAGAAATGCAGTATTGCCTGTCCAAACAATGTCTTGATAATTGTAGATGACGTGTCAATGGTCCGCGATCCACAAGTCTGTAAAAGCTGCAAGGTATGCATGGCGATTTGTCCTAATGATTGCATTACAGTCAACTGA
- a CDS encoding flavodoxin family protein, producing MKIVALQASPRKGGNCDVLMDEMIKGIEENGGEVVKFYLENEEIAPCKACMYCAENPECVRADDGNKILDELVAADGVIFATPIYYGQMSAQGKLMIDRFYSIGQNPDKSLSGKAALIFTENQPEGTYEGYIEMTKFSPFTFMGYEVIGHVDAGSAGPAGIVAEEQEDKLKEAYELGLKF from the coding sequence ATGAAAATTGTAGCACTTCAAGCAAGTCCGCGCAAAGGCGGAAATTGTGATGTATTGATGGATGAAATGATTAAAGGTATTGAGGAAAACGGCGGAGAAGTTGTAAAGTTCTACTTGGAAAACGAAGAGATTGCTCCATGCAAAGCATGCATGTACTGTGCTGAAAACCCTGAATGCGTTCGTGCGGATGATGGAAACAAAATCTTGGATGAACTTGTAGCTGCCGACGGCGTAATATTTGCAACACCTATATACTATGGACAAATGTCAGCACAAGGAAAACTGATGATTGATAGGTTCTATAGTATTGGACAAAACCCTGATAAAAGTTTATCTGGAAAAGCCGCATTGATATTTACCGAAAACCAGCCGGAAGGAACCTATGAAGGTTATATTGAAATGACAAAATTCTCACCTTTCACTTTCATGGGATATGAAGTGATTGGTCATGTGGATGCTGGTAGTGCAGGTCCTGCCGGAATTGTGGCAGAAGAACAGGAAGACAAATTAAAAGAAGCTTATGAGTTAGGTTTAAAATTCTAA
- a CDS encoding PD-(D/E)XK nuclease family protein, with amino-acid sequence MKLSKSKVNTYLKCPLEFKFQYIDEIEVPENKYMALGSDVHLIAEKFADKFGDDLEGVNIENELLKIVHEEDIGYDVAEHVDNLSSFFKEVFVENDYKLFCQEEYLLDEENRFSGICDIILEDENGELVVIDYKTSKSSSFSKYRLELCYYKLLVENVFGKSVSKVGVFFTKNGRLRLLDVCDEENKRKYLCKSEINEAVDTLHHVRNEINNENFPANRQFLCRYCTYKEICDEY; translated from the coding sequence ATGAAATTATCAAAATCAAAAGTCAACACATATCTTAAATGCCCTCTTGAATTTAAATTTCAATATATTGATGAAATTGAAGTTCCAGAAAACAAATATATGGCATTGGGTAGTGATGTTCATTTAATCGCTGAAAAGTTCGCCGATAAATTCGGAGATGACTTGGAAGGCGTCAATATTGAAAATGAACTTTTAAAAATAGTTCATGAGGAGGATATAGGATATGATGTGGCTGAACATGTTGATAATTTAAGCTCTTTTTTTAAGGAAGTCTTTGTTGAAAACGACTACAAACTGTTTTGCCAGGAAGAGTATCTGTTGGATGAGGAAAACAGGTTTTCAGGAATATGCGACATTATTCTGGAGGATGAAAATGGCGAACTGGTTGTCATTGACTATAAAACTTCAAAATCAAGTTCCTTTTCCAAATATCGCCTGGAGCTATGCTATTACAAACTGCTTGTCGAAAATGTGTTTGGAAAAAGCGTTTCTAAGGTTGGGGTGTTCTTTACCAAAAATGGCCGTTTGAGATTGCTGGATGTTTGTGATGAAGAAAACAAGCGAAAATATTTGTGCAAAAGTGAAATCAATGAAGCTGTCGATACTCTCCATCATGTGAGAAACGAAATAAACAATGAGAATTTTCCCGCAAACAGACAGTTCTTATGCAGGTATTGTACATATAAAGAAATATGTGATGAATATTAA
- a CDS encoding DUF11 domain-containing protein, translated as MIFLSLSAVSATETDDASCNLTATDEDATSGVSNSIINSYFGNNHSESSVYSEGNYSPAGDTVEVVPPILKIKKTANVTVVGNNTLVEFTIIVNNTSIVDATDVGVKDGLPSVFEFVNATEGYDTLWNEWIINCIPAGESVTFTIIGRSSEIFNYTNYAYALCNEIDTYVVDTFKGQIVPTNLTIVKSAGSNVTVGENVTFTITITNNGPINVTDVSITDALDSTFRFDGASTSVPCIVFENELVWNIGDIASMASKTITFNVTTIAVGNFTNEATVTCRENSTGKSDRTDVTVNPGASLVRGENVTVTYGDDIIIDYNSTNATGITYAIFDDKNNLIFGDTVGPNGSIAVDWLAAGKYTVNWTSVVDGNHTLSTATSTITVNPAPSTVQAEDISVNVGDSIVVHVTSENATEITYEIIDGDGNVVDDGAIRPGEDIVPPSLPAGKYVVNLTALTDSNHTSSANTSTIEIADGKEQNATSQAEDSKPPVGSALTLHETANPILALLMALALLGIRTKRKK; from the coding sequence ATGATTTTTTTAAGCCTAAGTGCAGTAAGCGCAACAGAAACAGATGACGCTTCATGCAATCTCACTGCAACTGATGAAGATGCTACCAGTGGTGTAAGTAATAGTATAATTAATTCATATTTTGGTAATAATCATTCTGAATCTTCTGTTTATTCTGAAGGGAACTATTCTCCTGCCGGCGACACAGTTGAAGTTGTTCCGCCCATATTAAAAATCAAAAAAACAGCTAACGTTACAGTTGTTGGAAACAATACCTTGGTTGAATTTACCATAATAGTGAACAATACAAGCATAGTGGATGCAACTGATGTAGGTGTTAAAGATGGATTGCCTTCCGTATTCGAATTTGTCAATGCTACTGAAGGCTATGATACATTATGGAATGAATGGATTATCAACTGCATACCTGCCGGAGAATCCGTTACATTTACAATCATTGGAAGATCATCAGAAATCTTTAATTATACAAATTATGCATATGCTCTTTGCAATGAAATCGATACCTATGTTGTGGATACATTCAAAGGCCAAATCGTTCCTACTAACCTGACAATTGTCAAAAGTGCAGGATCCAATGTGACTGTTGGTGAAAACGTTACATTCACGATTACAATAACCAACAATGGCCCAATCAATGTCACTGATGTCAGCATCACCGATGCATTGGACAGCACATTCAGATTTGATGGTGCAAGCACAAGCGTTCCATGCATTGTTTTTGAAAATGAACTGGTTTGGAATATCGGTGATATTGCAAGTATGGCAAGCAAAACCATTACATTCAATGTCACAACCATAGCTGTCGGAAACTTCACAAATGAAGCGACAGTAACTTGCCGTGAAAATTCAACCGGCAAATCCGACAGGACTGATGTAACCGTTAATCCTGGAGCATCACTTGTTAGGGGCGAAAACGTTACAGTGACTTACGGTGATGACATAATTATTGATTATAACAGTACTAATGCTACTGGCATTACCTATGCCATCTTTGATGATAAGAATAATTTGATATTTGGTGATACTGTTGGTCCTAATGGGTCTATTGCAGTTGATTGGTTGGCCGCTGGAAAGTATACAGTTAATTGGACCAGTGTTGTTGATGGCAATCATACTCTTTCAACCGCCACTTCCACCATTACTGTGAATCCTGCTCCTTCCACTGTTCAGGCAGAGGATATTTCAGTAAATGTCGGTGATTCTATTGTTGTTCATGTTACCAGTGAAAATGCTACAGAAATAACATATGAAATTATCGATGGGGATGGAAATGTTGTAGATGATGGTGCTATTCGACCTGGAGAGGATATTGTCCCTCCAAGTTTGCCAGCCGGCAAATACGTAGTTAACTTGACTGCTTTAACTGATTCAAATCACACTTCTTCAGCAAACACTTCCACAATTGAAATAGCCGACGGGAAAGAGCAAAATGCAACTTCACAAGCAGAGGATTCCAAACCTCCTGTGGGAAGTGCTTTGACTCTTCATGAAACAGCAAATCCTATATTGGCATTGTTGATGGCTTTGGCGCTCTTGGGCATAAGAACTAAAAGGAAAAAATAA
- a CDS encoding Na+/H+ antiporter NhaC family protein — translation MKLNRSMKLGLIVAISIIALFVLSLLISQAPAGSDNSVRFGILTLLPPLVAIGLAFITKETVLSLFVGVFVGEFMLCVNDLNIVSTAVNAFLQMGSQIIACMADPWNAGIILQCLLIGGIIQLVTKMGGAKALADAFAKRADTPRKAQLFTWILGLCVFFDDYANSLIVGPIMRPVMDKLKVSREKLAFVVDATAAPVAGIAIISTWIGLEISLIAAGFKSVGVTNVTGFGIFLQTIPYRFYNIFILIFIVISSLTLYEFGPMKKAEQAARQRKDDEEIIVPEAPGFDEVKPVDGIKLSVWNAIIPIGTLIIGALIAFYWSGYTTILGGEDQALITLMKTSPLSFNGIFQALSASDASVALFQAALLASIVAIVMAVCEKILTVEDAISEWIGGMKTIVITGVILLLAWSLGGVIGDIGTADYLVGVLKNTLPQFIVPALIFVLGALISFATGTAYGTMSILMPLAIPLAWAVSTGDMGFTIVCTSGVLTGAIFGDHCSPISDTTILSSMGTSCNHIDHVRTQIYYAVFVACVAIFIGYIPAGIGMPWYICIPVGIIVMFIGLRLLGEKVDFEEVEA, via the coding sequence ATGAAATTGAATAGAAGTATGAAATTGGGATTAATTGTAGCTATTTCCATAATAGCCTTATTCGTTTTATCATTATTAATCTCCCAGGCACCAGCAGGTTCAGATAATTCTGTCCGTTTTGGTATTTTAACACTATTGCCACCTCTTGTTGCTATTGGCTTAGCGTTCATTACCAAAGAAACGGTCCTGTCTTTATTTGTAGGTGTTTTTGTTGGGGAATTCATGTTATGTGTTAATGATTTAAACATTGTTTCAACTGCAGTGAATGCTTTTTTACAAATGGGTTCTCAAATAATTGCATGTATGGCTGACCCATGGAATGCAGGTATTATTCTTCAATGTTTGCTCATTGGAGGTATCATCCAATTGGTAACCAAAATGGGTGGGGCAAAAGCTCTTGCTGATGCTTTTGCAAAAAGAGCAGATACTCCTAGAAAAGCTCAGTTATTCACCTGGATTTTAGGATTATGTGTTTTCTTTGACGATTATGCAAACTCATTAATTGTCGGTCCTATTATGAGGCCTGTTATGGATAAACTCAAAGTATCCAGAGAAAAATTAGCATTTGTAGTTGACGCAACCGCTGCTCCTGTAGCTGGTATTGCAATCATATCCACTTGGATTGGATTAGAAATTAGTTTAATTGCTGCCGGTTTCAAATCTGTTGGAGTAACTAACGTAACTGGTTTTGGAATATTTTTACAGACTATTCCATATAGGTTCTATAACATCTTTATTTTAATATTCATTGTTATTTCTTCTTTAACTTTATATGAATTTGGTCCAATGAAAAAGGCAGAACAGGCTGCTCGTCAAAGAAAAGACGATGAAGAAATCATTGTTCCTGAAGCACCAGGATTTGATGAAGTAAAACCTGTTGATGGAATTAAATTATCCGTATGGAACGCAATCATTCCAATCGGTACATTGATTATCGGTGCACTTATCGCATTTTACTGGAGTGGATACACAACAATTTTAGGTGGAGAAGATCAGGCTCTCATTACCTTGATGAAAACATCCCCATTATCATTTAATGGGATTTTCCAAGCATTGTCCGCTTCCGACGCGTCTGTTGCTCTTTTCCAGGCAGCACTTCTTGCTTCAATAGTTGCTATTGTCATGGCCGTTTGTGAAAAAATACTCACTGTTGAAGATGCAATCTCCGAATGGATTGGGGGTATGAAGACAATTGTTATTACCGGTGTAATCCTGCTTCTTGCATGGTCATTAGGAGGAGTAATCGGTGATATCGGTACTGCAGATTATCTGGTTGGAGTACTGAAAAATACCCTGCCGCAATTCATCGTACCCGCCTTGATTTTCGTATTGGGCGCATTGATTTCATTTGCAACAGGTACAGCATACGGTACAATGAGTATCTTAATGCCTTTGGCTATTCCGCTTGCATGGGCAGTAAGTACTGGTGATATGGGATTCACAATTGTCTGTACCAGTGGAGTATTGACCGGAGCGATTTTTGGAGACCACTGTTCACCGATTTCAGATACAACAATCCTTTCATCTATGGGAACAAGCTGTAACCACATTGACCACGTAAGGACACAAATATACTATGCGGTATTTGTTGCTTGTGTAGCAATATTCATCGGTTACATCCCTGCAGGTATAGGAATGCCTTGGTACATCTGTATTCCAGTAGGTATTATTGTAATGTTTATCGGACTTAGGCTGCTCGGTGAAAAAGTTGACTTTGAAGAAGTTGAGGCATAG